The segment ataatatctTTTAAGTCTAGCATGTAGTAATCCCTCAATATGTGTTAGCCATTATACTGTATTCCAATATACTGTCTTCTAATATTCTTCTACCTCTGCCTGGACCTGTAGGGAATTCATGCAGGGCTCCATGTTTTGTTGAGAGGTCACACCAGTGCTTTTAAATTCCAGCTGCAGCACTCAATCCTGTGATGAGTCTCCAAGCTTGGTTCTGGTCCATTTCTTTGGCCTTCATGTATGTATAATATTTCCCCCTTAAGTTCTctggagaaaattaattttaaaactcaccAGGTTATAAACATTCTGGAAACAATACTACATTTCTTCTTACGGAAGTAAGTGTACCATCTTGATATTCTTATCTGAAAAAGTAGAAGTAGCTACTTTCCTACAAAGGGAAAAACATTTTTGCCAAGTGTAGTGAAAATTTTACTCTTCCCACAATAGCCATAAATATGCTGAGGTCGTTATTTTGCCAGATGGTTTTTGAGACCCTGCTGAAATGAGAGAAGGCCTCATTTTATATTTCCCTCAAATTCTACCACAAACCACACttcttgggaggaaaaaaagtcCCCATGTAAGCATGTTTACCTTTAACTGACTAGGAAGTTGAACCTTGTCCATAAATGATGACTCACCATCATAGGCCTATAAAAGTAAATGTACTTGTCCGTGGAAAAGCAGCAGCCTCCAAGCACAACCATTCAAGATGCACCCAGGTGTCCTGGCTGCCTTCTTCTTCTTGAGTTGGACTCATTGTTGGTCCCTGCCTCTTCCCAATGATGAAGATTCTGACGATTTGTCCGAGGAAGACTTCCAGTTTGCAGAGGTAGAGTATTTTGCCAATTCCAATGGTGTGATACATCTCATAaatgtccttttcttttaaaagaggaTCATTTTGGTCTCTTTCCTAGAACTACCTGAAATCATACTACTATCCTCTGAATCCTGCTGGAATCCTGAAGAAGACGGCAGCAAGCTCTGTGGTTGACAGGCTTAGAGAAATGCAGTCTTTTTTTGGCTTAGAGGTGACGGGAAGACTTGATGATAACACCTTAGACATCATGAAAAAACCAAGATGTGGCGTCCCTGATGTGGGTGAATACAATGTTTTTCCTCGAACTCTCAAATGGTCTAAAATGAACTTAACCTACAGGTAAATCATAGACTACCTTTcttaatatttgttatattttgtaGTATCAGATGTTTAATTTTCAGCACAAGCTACAGGTGACAGAACACGTGTGGTCCCATTGTTTTACGTAGGTCTTAGATATTAAACTGGAAGTTAAGTAGGTCCAGAAATAACTTTAATACTGTTGATGAGAATATCTCATAGCATCTATTATTGTTACATTAACCCAGCATTATTTCTCACTGCAAATCTCAATTTGTTTCTTTCAGATATGAAATCAAAATAGAAGTAAAAGTAGTTTCAAGGAAATTTGCAGATGCAGTAAACAGgcatatttattataaaagtgCTAAAAATGGAGAGTTTCATTCTCTATGAACTTTATAGaactatttcatttgtttagGCTATAGTGATACAGAACTTTTAGCATGCAGTATAAGttttattaaacacctaaataCTTTAAGATGTCAAATGGTCAAATATTTGGAGATACTTAAATACCTGATTGAATTCTTCATTTTACAGTCTTTGTATGACatcataattaataattttttggaAACAATGGAACTGTAATAGAACTtttagagaagccactgcattttGAGTAGAAAAGCAGTATtccaagaaaatatattctaaaatagcTTTCACCTTCCAAAAATTTGATTGAAACTTTCTCTGTTGAATAGAATTGTGAATTATACCCATGATTTGACTCATTCTGAAGTTGAAAAGGCATTCAAAAAAGCCTTCAAAGTTTGGTCTTCTGTGACACCTCTGAATTTTACCAGAATTCACAATGGCACTGCGGATATCATGATCTCTTTTGGAACTAAAGGTAATAATGCAGAGTTTTAATATTCTGCTCCTTAGTTGGCTCCATTCTTTTAGTCCTTCTTTCagttattcattaatttttacagAATTCAACAAAAAATTCACCAAGAACCTGTGCTAGGCACTACTTCATATAATTAGAGTCTTAACTCTTGTTTTTGTGTATAGAGCATGGTGACTTCTACCCATTTGATGGACCCTCTGGTCTATTGGCTCACGCTTTTCCTCCTGGACCAAATTATGGAGGAGATGCCCATTTTGATGATGATGAAACCTGGACAAGTAGTTCCAAAGGTAGTATTTCTTATAAAGATATAATTCATGATTATCAGATTAGATTAGATCATTAACCCATTAATAAGAAGTTTAAGCGTACTGTAAATTATATTTGGTATTTGattctattttcaaaaaaattttaacaagtatTATAATCTTTCACTTATTAGTCTCTACAAGGGACATTTCTATAAGTCaatatgaaacattaaaaatgagcaaagtctACTAAGTCTAGTGGCTCGAGGGATACTAGCTAACTTTGAAACAGGATCAGAATGCTTTCTGTCAACCAACGTGTTGTTATTGTGGATTACCTTTGACATGTTGAAGAAGTACAGTTTATTACAAATATAAATCTAAAAACTATTAAGGCTAAATATGTAGATCGTAAATGAGTTGGATGTGAGTTGGAATAGTTTTTTCCCTTGTAGAAATATTAATGGCACAAGCCAGTCAAATTTCTGTTCTCTGTTACTTGTTTTAGACTTGTCTATATCACTGATTTTACAAATACCACTCTAACAAATCAATATAGTGCCTTACTTGAGAAAGCATGAGACAAAACAGATTAAATTGTAATTACAAGAGCAAAATGAAACTGACTGTTGAGTGAATTCATTCAGTAGTTGAATTTTCAAGGCTCAAAAGAATTGGGAATGTTAATTTAGGCAGAAAAGCCAGATTATCACAACTAGGACTTAATTTTGGAGCTatatggactcttagttgtgacaaTTAGAGGGTAGTCTTCAAAAACAGctacatttattattcatttaaataaaaagaattatttttccaaGAAGTAAAACTGGGCCTTGAATAGTCAATATCTCAATGCATACATCTCCAATCTGTCTTTGGAAGGAAAGGtgagaatttatatatttaatgtctGAATATTTTGCAGGTAGGAATGATTTTAGGAAGAAAGAACACCTAGTATTGTTAAGACATAGTCACAGTAAGCTTCAATTTTTGGTTCCTACATAAATTCTGGGTTTGAAATatttaagtgaaatgaatgaaaacatcCACAAGTCAGGATTAATTTTTCAGCTGAAGGCCAAGAATGGTACCCACTGCTAGTTATTTCAATGAAGAATTACTTTTCATTCAGATTATCATGAACTTTGGTCACTTTTATGGTCTGCACAATTCACTAAGTTTGTTATACATTCTCTTTATGCACAGGCTATGATAGCAAAGGGTATTCAAGGTCAAATTGAAACCACTGGCTCCAGCTTtcatgtgttctttttcttttaatattttattattttttttccaatttaaattaCCAGTATTAGGAGGCTCAAAAATTGGTGGAAAGAGTGACGAGAGGAAATAGTGTAAATACAGTGACATAGTAGTCTTCGAGAATAGAGGAAAGTTGGCCAATCATGTCCagagtttctgtttctttaaattctAGAGTCTAGAGATATTCTGGAAAGGATCAATTGGTTGGAATTTGCTCCCAAGTAGATTCCCAGAGATCCTATTTAATGCATCCTCTATGCTTGGTCATTATACCTTTGGATGCTGCCTCCTGTTTAGATGATGTTCTAGGCAGTACCATAGATATGTATCACACTATATTTTTTCCCATGAGTTTCCAGTTAAAGTCATCACTGTCTACTTTCCTCACCTGacatgagaaaacaaaaagcaaatcagGATTACTAGTGTTTTCACAATAAATCTTTTTGGATTACTAATCAATGTGTTGGTACTCTGTGTAGGGAGCTATAATCAAAGAGAGCAccacattatttataattattaaatcaatttttaaatcttCCTTTAAGACACtgaatattaactttaaaaagtgaGTTAAATAGCCAAGAAGGAGAAATTGTGACATACCAgatagatgaggaaaataatatttattctgtGAATTGGTCAttggaggacttttttttttcctcagtttctttgttttcttacagGCTACAACTTGTTTCTTGTTGCTGCCCATGAGTTTGGCCATTCCTTAGGTCTTGACCACTCCAAGGACCCAGGGGCACTCATGTTTCCCATATATACCTACACTGGCAAAAGCCATTTTATGCTTCCTGATGATGATGTACAAGGGATCCAGTCTCTCTATGGTAACTATTAATTTATCAGTTTAACAGCAGAAGAGatatgtacatttattttctaaattattagtGAATTTACCATTACCGATATTGCTGTCCTGGTTTTGTTATTAAAACCTGGGGAAACAcgctcattttttcttttcaaatcaaaCTACTTGCTCAAGTAGAAAATATTCCATTCTCCAAAGTTTTTGCAGAATGTAACTCCtcatgtttgtattttatacattgCAAGGTACATTTGATACTCTCACAATACCTCTGACATCAGAAAGGGAAATATTTTATTCACCATTTAACCAATGAAGAAACTAAGCCTGTAGAGTTTAAATAGTGTATCGATAGCAGCACAGCTGGATGAAACACAGCTGGATAGGAACACAGCTTTTGGGATAGCTTTCACCCAGCTTATACAGGGAGAAAGTGAGATTTTAACCAGCTTTTACAAAATCTGGGTATTCTTTCAACTACTCTTGTTTGCCACAGTAGAAACCATTCAAGTGGCCTGTGTTAGTTTTTAACCAACATCTACAGTGATGTTGTAAGAATTTGTAAGAATTCTGTTTGAATTCTTTTGTAAATTCATTTGTAAGAATCTGTTCCtgaatttttcttccaaattttcaataatatttacaaaataattaaacTTCAACCCAAACAAGCAAAAGTACCTACAATAAATAGAAGTAAAACCACAGTACACAGTCATTAGTATAAACACTTCTAGAACACAGAGCTCAGAAAACTAGCTCAGGTCACCCCAACCTATTATCTTCCCTTCTGGATTTAAATCTACTATAGCAGCTAGTGTAGGCACAGGCAAGAATTTTGCAATTTTTACTATTTCTACAATATTTTGACTGAGGAACTTAATGATAGAACTAATAGGAcctatttagagaaaaataagtttagaattattttatttactgcaCCTCTTCTGCACTCATGTGAGCTGGTGGAAGTGTTCCCAACACGTGGCCAGTCATACCAGAATGGCTGAAGACCTAACTTTTCCCTGAGATGCAGCTGTGATGTAGTCAACTGGTAAACCGATGTGAGCTGATGCTGACAGCTGATAAAATAGGCAAGAGAAAGAGCCCAAATGTGGGCTCCCACAGAGACAACATGCTGCCAGAAATGGCTTTGAGAGGAATGTGTTTCTCAAGAGAAGTCTGTCAATAGGTTGTGCAAAGCATGGGGAAAGTTTCCTCAAAGTCTTTTCTCCCCCCTACCCCATTTCTACCACCAACCTCAAGAAAGTTAAATTTGTAGTTGAGATGATTCTCAAGGGTCTTGAAAGATGAAAACAGAAGTCCCATAGGCAAGAATTTGGTAACCATGCAGGAAGGAAGTAGGATTACAGGTACTTTGGAGCATTATGTAGGGGTGGCAGGAATTATTGCCCTTTCTGATCTCCATTGGCAGAATCAGGTCATCCTCAGTAAAACCTCCTTCACTCATTTCATGACTGCAGGTCCAGGAGATGAAGACCCCAACCATAAACATCCCAAAACGCCAGACAAATGTGATCCTTCCTTATCCCTTGATGCCATTACCAGTCTCCGAGGAGAAACAATGATCTTTAAAGACAGGTActcttcatattattttataaaacctGCATGTAACAAACATTTGTGAAGCCATATCTTCAAATTGCCGAAACATGTGGTCAAACTTCCAAAGAAAGGTGAAGTTAGTGAAAATAATAGAACTTTGGGTAGTTTATTTACATATATGAGAGGAAGTAAATAACTGATGgataaatgttttacttttcaaTGGATAATCTTGGCATTGTATAGCTTCCTTTTACATCTTTGGTTGTAGTTTTTCTTATGAAGACATATTTACAAAgtaaatatagaaatacaattagtttgttttaaaatgcagttaTTGAAATCAATTACCATATTAGTAAGCTGTTACTCATAATTCCACATGAATTCCTTTTGATATGGAAAATCTTTATTTCTGGTAACATATGTTGGAATTTAAGAGAGGAAGCACTGTACAACCTAAATCTATAGGTgttgaaaaatgaaatactgatttaaaattttgatattgttttaatatccttatttgttcatttgttcatctaTTCAATGAATtaattgtttcctcatctgtgatctTATAGCATTCCTACCTCCTCTACCATAGCTCTAATTTCATTGTGCTCCAGTATTTTCTCATATATCAGTTTCCCCAGGCCATGAGATCTTGGAAGCATAGTTTGTGTCACTCATGTTTTCTTTCCAGAACccaacacaatgcctggcacatttgCTTGCCACTTACAAGATATGCAAAATTGAACAAAGCATGGTCCCAGCCCACAAATGACTTGGAGCCTTCACAAAGGCTCTATGAGATTTTAGACTTCAATACTTTAGGATAGAGTTAAGATAGCAACAGCTTGTTTAACTGGCACTTAACGGAAGTGGAAATCTTTCCCCTTCACGGGTGCTAGGGAATGGTTG is part of the Kogia breviceps isolate mKogBre1 chromosome 7, mKogBre1 haplotype 1, whole genome shotgun sequence genome and harbors:
- the MMP13 gene encoding collagenase 3 produces the protein MHPGVLAAFFFLSWTHCWSLPLPNDEDSDDLSEEDFQFAENYLKSYYYPLNPAGILKKTAASSVVDRLREMQSFFGLEVTGRLDDNTLDIMKKPRCGVPDVGEYNVFPRTLKWSKMNLTYRIVNYTHDLTHSEVEKAFKKAFKVWSSVTPLNFTRIHNGTADIMISFGTKEHGDFYPFDGPSGLLAHAFPPGPNYGGDAHFDDDETWTSSSKGYNLFLVAAHEFGHSLGLDHSKDPGALMFPIYTYTGKSHFMLPDDDVQGIQSLYGPGDEDPNHKHPKTPDKCDPSLSLDAITSLRGETMIFKDRFFWRLHPQQVDAELFLTKSFWPELPNRIDAAYEHPSHDLIFIFRGRKFWALNGYDILEGYPRKISELGFPKEVKKISAAVHFEDTGKTLFFSGNQVWSYDETNRMMQKGYPRLIEEDFPGIGDKVDAVFEKNGYIYFFNGPIQFEYSIWSNRIVRVMPTNSLLWC